The proteins below are encoded in one region of Danio rerio strain Tuebingen ecotype United States chromosome 12, GRCz12tu, whole genome shotgun sequence:
- the socs5a gene encoding suppressor of cytokine signaling 5a, with product MEKVGKVWSNLKRGCQSLLHTDGGSRVETSPQHQPQTDTVCHSVDGAQGDITLDANSPSSSVAALPLVAWRTSGSVTRRGHNCVADVPQILEITVEQDADDARAPLGARRDSYSRHAPWSGKKRHSCSTKAQSSLETTDRRSGRSRRRHGTSNSPEELESGTTRSIRQQIHDTVGLCLPLRSSSRNTHLPPPKRKIQITELMLETCPFAPGSDLARKWHLIKQHTAPINVIPLDSSPDACGATCASPEDEEERLRERRRLSIEEGVDPPPDAQIHTVEAITAPLASLYKLGPKLAPGMGEAVGDSRGAAAANCDSEDDETTTLCLQARKPKQWQASGEGHPSSKQPGPWKVHTQIDYIHCLVPDLLQITALPCYWGVMDRYEAEALLDGRPEGTFLLRDSAQEDYLFSVSFRRYGRSLHARIEQWNHNFSFDAHDPCVFHAATVTALLEHYKDPSACMFFEPLLTVPLHRTFPFGLQSLARAAICHGITYDGIGALPLPPALQDYLREYHYKQRVRVRWLEREPVKAK from the coding sequence ATGGAGAAGGTTGGCAAGGTGTGGAGCAACCTGAAGAGAGGGTGTCAGTCTCTGCTTCACACAGATGGGGGTTCTCGTGTTGAAACATCACCACAGCATCAACCACAAACAGACACGGTATGCCACAGTGTGGACGGAGCCCAGGGCGACATCACCCTAGATGCCAACAGTCCCTCTAGCAGTGTAGCAGCACTTCCTCTAGTGGCATGGAGGACCAGTGGGAGTGTGACACGGCGAGGCCATAACTGTGTAGCAGATGTACCCCAGATACTGGAGATCACTGTCGAGCAGGATGCTGATGATGCTCGTGCTCCACTGGGAGCCCGCAGAGACTCTTATTCACGTCATGCACCTTGGAGCGGAAAAAAGAGACACTCGTGTTCTACTAAGGCTCAGAGTTCTCTAGAAACCACCGATCGACGATCAGGCCGGTCTCGACGCAGACATGGGACTAGTAACAGCCCTGAGGAGTTGGAGTCAGGGACAACACGTTCAATTCGCCAGCAAATCCATGATACGGTGGGACTATGCCTCCCACTACGCTCATCTTCTCGAAATACTCACCTACCACCACCCAAACGCAAGATACAAATTACGGAGCTGATGCTGGAGACATGTCCATTTGCACCAGGATCAGACCTTGCCAGAAAATGGCACCTTATTAAACAACACACTGCACCTATCAACGTGATTCCATTGGATTCATCCCCGGATGCATGTGGTGCTACCTGTGCATCCCCGGAAGATGAAGAGGAGCGTTTGCGAGAAAGGAGGCGACTTAGCATTGAGGAGGGTGTGGACCCACCTCCAGATGCTCAGATCCACACAGTGGAGGCCATCACAGCCCCTTTAGCTTCTCTTTATAAGCTAGGACCGAAGCTTGCCCCTGGAATGGGTGAGGCCGTAGGCGATAGCCGAGGTGCAGCAGCAGCTAACTGTGACTCTGAGGACGATGAAACCACCACACTTTGCTTGCAAGCTCGCAAGCCCAAGCAGTGGCAAGCTTCAGGAGAGGGCCATCCAAGCAGCAAGCAACCGGGTCCTTGGAAAGTGCACACCCAGATCGACTATATCCATTGCTTGGTTCCAGATCTGCTGCAGATCACAGCCCTTCCCTGTTACTGGGGTGTGATGGACCGTTACGAGGCTGAAGCACTGCTAGATGGTCGACCAGAGGGAACTTTTTTGCTGCGTGACTCTGCTCAGGAAGACTACCTATTTTCTGTTAGCTTCCGTCGATATGGTCGTTCACTGCATGCACGCATTGAGCAGTGGAATCACAACTTCAGCTTTGATGCACACGACCCCTGCGTGTTCCATGCAGCCACTGTCACCGCACTCTTGGAGCACTACAAGGACCCTAGCGCTTGCATGTTCTTTGAGCCATTGCTCACTGTGCCTCTGCACCGGACCTTCCCATTTGGTCTGCAAAGCCTGGCTCGAGCCGCAATTTGCCATGGGATCACCTACGATGGCATCGGGGCACTACCACTGCCCCCTGCTTTGCAGGACTACCTCAGGGAGTATCACTATAAGCAGAGGGTGCGTGTACGCTGGCTTGAGCGGGAGCCGGTCAAGGCCAAGTGA